cagatcccgtctagcaagcttggcttcagacgttctttcgtgtagctcaaggaacttctcccaaagctcttttttTGAGTCGTAGgcaccgatccggttgacttcttatgaaggtaggatgctcagcagatggaactctgctttgtcgtttgccacgaagttggCCTGCTCCTttatccactggtattcttccttacctcactacaagaaaaaccctcatagacatcggtggaacaataacggttttaagcaaaaatcgatgtctttgagtattttacactagtttttccaaaaactgatgtctatgagcgctgattttcactcatagacatcggttttttagccgatgtctatgagcgcctttttttcgttaatagacaccgattttaacagtgatttttaaaacttggtgtctatgataaataaaataatttaattttttcacccATACTTagtcaaaatttacaacacttccctccaaacctaaacctatatcgcgtcgtCCTTCCCCTTGCTaaatcgacgccccttcctctcccgatcaagaTCAACACACGACTCCCTTGTGAGGTCTGTGGAAAACGACCACATCCATATCctctttccccttctcttctcctctcccttccgTCTTTGCCCTCTCGCGGGTTGCTCCATCTCTTAGGGTTTCTTCTCCTCATGCTTTCTGGTTTCTGGTTTCTCCGTCTTTTCCTCATGCTTCATGGTGCTTAGGGTTTCTGCTCCTTCGTCGTCTGCACATTTTGCACCTCGCCTAGGGATCTTTCCAATGACGACGTCCTCGACCGCTTCCGCTCTCATTCTCGCCATCATCCTTCTGCTTGTCGCCCCCTTGTCACCTGGGAACTGCGCATCGACTGGAGAAGGTAACActctcttcttctctttcggTGGGTCGGGGAAAAATCGGAGCTTCGCCACGGAGTTTGCCCTCTATGGCGATGCTGAGATGAATAGCTTGGAGGTGAGGGTGACGCGTGCGGCAAACGAGAGCTCCGGGCTTATGATTTACTGGAAACCAGTCAGATTCTTTGGCACCAAGCCCgggttctcttcttccttctcgttCTCTGTTTCGCCCGGCAATGGCGGAGGCCTAGCTTTCTTTTTTATCTCCGGTCAGCGTTCCCTTGGAATCGGCGAATGGCGACTGGTCTAGGTTATCGACAAGTGTCGTTGCAGTGAAGTTCATGACGACAGCAAGCCTCGTCGAAGTCGATGTTGGCGGAGAACTTTTGACAAAAAGCAGTAATCTTTCCGACGATGGTTTGCTTCTCATCCTCAGCAGAGGAGAAAAATTGCATTCTTGGATTGATTACGATGGAGAATCGAAGAGAATAGAGGTCAGGCTTTGCCAGGACAAGGATCCGAAGGAAGCATCCCCTTCAATCTCTCACTCTATCGATTTGTCTTACATGTTGTGGAGGGAGGCGTCCTGGGTGGGTTTATCTTCCTGGAGTGGCAATTCTATGAAACATAACACAGATATCAATTTTATTCTTTAGTTGACTACTTAATGATCAATTTTCTAGGTTATTTATGGGGACACTGACTCTGTTATGGTACAATTCGGTGTGCCTTCTGTAGAGGAAGCAATGGAGTTAGGAAGAgaagcatcagaatatattacagGAACTTTCATAAAGGTATCCGAGGGTTGAGACATGATTATTTGGTTGTGGATGTCTTAAATCATGTGTTTCTTTAAATTTCTATTACTTAATGTATTATCAGCTAGATATCCTAGCTGACATTGTAAACTAAGGGTATTATAGCTAGATatcctagctgacatttttagtCTTCATTTTAAATcacgttttattttctttctttatttatttactaTGAGGCAAATTTGTCATCCAAGAATATATAGTgcatattctcaaattttatttttagtctctgtcctaaattttttaaaacattttttgaagcTCATTAGGCTTGAATTTGAAAAGGTCTATTATCCCTATTTGCTAATAAGCAAGAAGAGATATGCTGGATTGTACTGGACAAAGCCTGATAGTTTTGACAAAATGGACACAAAAGGTAAGTATTTGAACTATTTAATAGTTATTGAAAAAACATGATTTAGTGGCATTCAATTTCTTCACAACAGGCATCGAGACAGTTAGAAGAGACAACTGTTTGTTGGTAAAGAATCTGGTAAATGAATGCCTACACAAGATACTAATTGACCGAGATATTCCTGGCGCAGTTCAATATGTGAAGAACACAATTTCAGATCTTTTAATGAACCGTGTGGATTTGTCTCTTTTGGTTATAACAAAGGCAATTTCCAACTACAGACAACATTACCATCTCGGTGATATAAGATCATATTTTAACATTTGTGTATGAACTCAAGTTTTTCTACCTTCTTTGGCAGGGTCTGACCAAAACTGGAAGTGATTATAATGTAAAGTCTGCACATGTTGAGTTTGCTGAAAAGATGCGAAAAGTATAGATCTTATCTGTTTGTTATCTTGCCTTAATTTAGAACtgattttttcattatttttatccttgtaaaaaaataaaaaggtgaCAAAGATCGATACATTGAGAACATATACTTTTAGCATGGAAAATCATTCATACCGAATTCGAGTGTCTTGAAGCTTAACTTGTAAAGTTTCTAAAACAGCAAGAATAGAGTTAATAGGGATTCATCTGATTAATGCTGTAAAAAATCTTTCACTTCTTGTATGAATGCAGTCCTCTCACTTTGATCCCTCAATTTGTTATCGAGATTTTGAAGAGAGCTATGACCCTTTGTGCTAAGGCTTATGTGTATAACACATCTTGTCAACAAGTGTCTCCTTTATGTTATGAAAGAATATTCAGCATGTAGTTTGAAATAATTGAGACTTTATAGATTTTAGTACCATTTCCTTGATCTAGGGTTAGAACTAGACTAATGGCAGACAATAGTCAGAGTTACTTAAGTATTGTTCTTGCTCATCATAATGTGCACACTGCACTATCTATGTTTTCCCCTTCATTCGATGTAATGAGTTCTCTATTGTCTATGATCACATGGTCCTTTATTTGTActgtttattaatataagttcttATCTCAGTATCCAAAGTAATGAATAGATCAATTTCATAACAACATTTTTCTTATCTAGAAATCTCATTACTTTTTTTCCTGTATAACTACTTACCATTGTGTCATTACAGGAGAAATTTTTATTGTTTCAGTATCAGATTAAGTACTAAATTTTTATGGCCTCATGATGCAATGATATATCTTGAGCCAAAGTAATCAAATCAGTTACACAAATGATAAATCTTATGCATCATTGAAATCCTTCAATCTTAATTGTGCCTAGTAGGTATCTGTGGTGGATAAGGTTATTAAGTATCTTTGCAGCTATGCATGCATCATGTGGATTGTTCAAATGCACAGAGTATCCCATCCCTATTGATTCTTTCTGGCTCAGTCTCTCTACTGGTTCAACAATTCAGAGGTGGCTATTTTCACAGCATTTTGAACTTTGAGCAGAGGCAGCTCCATCAATGTCAATCAGCAGTCTTATAAAACTGAAAAGGAACAGAAAGAGTTGTGTGTGCTTTCTGATCTGTCTTCTTTTTTCTCTTGTCACTTTGCTGCCTTTTGCATAATGACAGTGAGGGCTATGGCATGGTTCCCAGCTGACAAATGTGCCTGTTGCATGTGGTAGAAAGCTATCCTGTAATCAAACTATCAGAGTGGCTCCAACAAAATAgcagtccaaagttaagttgttgggCAGATCAGTTCAACATAACACAGATATCAATAATACATAACAGACAAGGGTTTTGAAATACATATTTATGAGATGGTAGATGATAAGTGGATATGAACCCCAAGAACTTTTGGAATGTGAGGAAACCTAAAGAAGAGACAGATCAGTGGAAACACCACACTAGAAAAAACTGAAGGGTGGAAGAGCGAAGCAATGTTTGGGAATGGATAACTCTTTGCCATGCCAGAAGGCTGGGTCATGGCAGAAGCTGCTCCCTGAAGACCCTGAGCATGTCAGAGAAGTTGACGACGCCGATAAGACCGTAGTTATCTTGCAGCcaccaggaatgatagatctatcactatatgatgtggttgagataaatgatgaatgtttttctttttaagcatttcaattagtcatcttgttacctggtgctcttactactttttcaactatgatttttagtcttggtttactaatatattatttatgtgtttttacagtttacaaatcttaagtactccagagttgaaattgatgaagtgcggttcgagtgggctgaatgcatgctagattacatttgaagtgcggttctaccttgatgtgttattaaaagaatgttctaccttgattttgatatctattagctagcttttgatgtaaaaagaatgtttgagtattttatggatactgttgtaagaagattatttatataatttgtgaatatttgtgtattttatggatattgttgaatgaagaatatttgtataatttgtgaatatttgtgtttttttttattattgtcggtttttcattgtttcggaaatcaaatttgtgctgttaaaaaatatacatggcgtcgtctgtgggaacgctcctgcatccgatcggaagcaatggacgaggttggacgaccgcacacggtgatgctctccacgaaggagctcgacgctctaatcaaggcaagagcagctaagctcgtggagcaacagagagagaatgcgcaagccgagcggctgaagcaacaaacaacgtcagcatcaggtggccgagcggaggcaatgatccccgagcggacgcctcccccgagacaatgatccaaccggcattcaagagggagcaccgccgagcggatgaagatggattgggacttggatcaaccatgaagcgcaaattatctccagcctttccggggcagggtgaaaggtgcaccaatataatgtgtgctgtatattttccgtttggctgtatatttgaaatgcaggaagcaaaatgtcaaacgcaattggcattatctgccgagcggcctatctccgtgatgtataagatccgaggcaccgactcaatgtcgaagaccccgggccgatcggccaggcgtaaaaattatccgagccaagtcatcgaagacgaagacccctcgccgctcggtagggcgtatgtcatcagtgttaaaattagccgtcgagctctgacgttaaatatcgagagacgagccggcgtctataaactcccgagcggaagaccgtcgagctccgacgttaaaaattgagagacgagccggtgtctatataccctccgagcggaagaccgttgagcttcgacgttaaaaatcgagagacgagccggcgtctataaactcccgagcggaagaccgtcgagctccgacgttaaaaatcgagcgacgagccggcgtctataaactcccgagcggaagaccgtcgagctccgacgttaaaaatcgagagacgagccggtgtctataaactcccgaacggaagaccgtcgagctccgacgttaaaaattgagagacgagccagcgtctataaactcccgagcggaagaccgtcgagctccgacgttaaaaatcgagagacaagccggcgtctataaactctcgagcgagaccgccgagctcgacgttaaaaatcgagacgagccggcgcctataaaccctccgaaggaagaccgtcgagctccgacgttaaaaattgagagacgagccagcgtctataaactcccgagcggaagaccgtcgagctccgacgttaaaaatcgagagacaagccggcgtctataaactctcgagcgaaagaccgtcgagctccgacgttaaaaatcgagagacgagccggcgtctataaactcccgagcggaaggccgtcgagctccgacgttaaaaatcgagagacgaaccgtcgtctataaactcccgagcggaagatcgtcgagctccgacgttaaaaatcgagagacgatccggcgtctataaaccctccgagcggaagaccgtcgaacaccgacgttaaaaatcgagagacgaaccggcgtctataaaccctccgagcggaagaccgtcgagctccgacgttaaaaatcgagagatgagccggcgtctataaaccctccgagcggaataccgtcgagcaccgacgttaaaaatcgagagacgagccggcgtctataaaccctccgagcggaataccgtcgagcaccgacgttaaaaatcgagagacgagccggcgtctataaaccctccgagcggaagaccgtcgagcaccgacgttaaaaatcgagagacgagccagcgtttataaatcttccgagcggacgaAGGCAATCAATAAGACTTGTGAGCAAGTACCCGAGGATATtcgccgtcaatatcgttcgaccgcctctacgttccgctcggctcagTACCCAAAGGTACATCAACATCAAGCGAACAACTTCTGTTGTCAAAGTAGGACATATTCGGCTGAGCGGAAAAGTCACGCAAAATACTTCGTGAGAAATCTCTTGAAAAACGCAAGagaggtgggatgagaggcgattaacgaggagaagcggaggatggtttcttggatgcgccgctctgcactacgggcgtccagtcagtcggactatacgcctccttcgactagacttgaaggggaggcatgtgatccggtggtaaggatgggggaccctcatgggcggagggtcaaagacacgtggaggtcaaccccaagttcgcaccgaacggaagcatgccgggccgaatggAAGGCAACCCGACCATagccggggttccgacgctcatgttgaacagagtcgtatggccgagcgggtaggggtcaaagacacgtggaggtcaaccccaagttcgcgccgaacggaaggatgtcgggccgaacggaaggatgccgcgccgaacggaagcatgccgggccgaacggaaggatgccgcgccgaacggaagcatgccgggccgaatggAAGGCAACCCGACCATAGTCGGGGTTCcaacgctcatgttgaacagagtcgtatggccgagcgagtagcccgctcggccgaaggcacaAAGTaacaacactgcgaacagtccacacAACATAAGACCGGTCGGACGTAAGGGGATTGCCGACCGGACGGACACTCGAGACGGAGTAAGAATAGACaacaggacaaggaaacatcctctgacagcgggtatgttcgaggagcaggccatacgcaggatcttataaCAGGAGTTCGCTGTCCCATCAAAggcgtgctcggactgtagcagtaaggggtcaagtaagctcttctgacaagcccataccgaggtatggacagaggacacgtatgcacctcagtatgtgtgcccgagcctcttcacagctctatataaagggtcctcacccttcgccggaggtacgcgttctaccactttcggagccacttcttcactgctagctcgcctgacttgagcgtcggagggtcgccgccgggaaccccttcccggcccgacttttttgcaggatcgccggaagttTGCACCAGCATTCGAAGACCCACGTTAAcgaccggagagcgccacgtgcccagcgtccgttgattcaactttcggacaggatcaatacatattacatcggttttccaccgctgcaaaatcggtgttattaactaatattacatcgatcaTTTACCGCTGTCAaaattggtgttattaacatacaatattacatcggttttacaccgttgatgaaacggtgtcgttaagtgatactacacaaGTTAATAACCGAtgcgaagaccggtgtcgttaagtgatactacatcggttttaacccgatgtctaaaatgacagacttttaacatcggcttcatagacatcggtcgaaaatgaaatagacaccggtggaaaaccgatgtctatgagggtttttgttgtagtgccttCAAGGGCtgcaaaaccaaatttcattattaaaagcaattcaaagttagttttaaagaatacctccattttctttttccagctcgtgaactccccctcgaactttggtgggtagatgctcagtccggccatctcgtgtgtttcgttcgatggttagtcctcctgaagcatcttggctctgataccacttattagggcCCTTAGCAatcagctagaggggggtgaacaacccctgcacaaaaataaataaaaatattttcctcggcttataacttaaataaaatgaacacttgcataaatgaataataaagaaattaaaaagaaagaggcacagagaattacttggttacaaccaaggaggttgttaatccgagACAAAAAAGCACACTAAaaaatctccttcgggcggagaagcgtCTTACAGCAATGAACGCACAGAAAAGAAGTTAAACAAAAAACTAGgaacgcacaagtgttgtttctttgtatttctcatTGTTATATAGCTTTGGCTCGGGACACCT
This genomic stretch from Zingiber officinale cultivar Zhangliang chromosome 7A, Zo_v1.1, whole genome shotgun sequence harbors:
- the LOC121999298 gene encoding uncharacterized protein LOC121999298 yields the protein MTTSSTASALILAIILLLVAPLSPGNCASTGEGNTLFFSFGGSGKNRSFATEFALYGDAEMNSLEVRVTRAANESSGLMIYWKPVRFFGTKPGFSSSFSFSVSPGNGGGLAFFFISVKFMTTASLVEVDVGGELLTKSSNLSDDGLLLILSRGEKLHSWIDYDGESKRIEVRLCQDKDPKEASPSISHSIDLSYMLWREASWVIYGDTDSVMVQFGVPSVEEAMELGREASEYITGTFIKLDILADIVN